A genomic stretch from Sporocytophaga myxococcoides includes:
- a CDS encoding DUF5723 family protein: protein MKFKVCCLLIGLPLASLAQTIIPAIASYKFSGLTSYYHPGFLNDNGPQFEIYFPLNGYAGIGNDFIKLNKLVSALDGEQNVQNDILDHPENFKNSNRIRMNGTAFTILAYYVPDRLRGNWAFNAGIAERAEAGVVFPGDLMRLVLETDKAFAGQSKRISNIDLNGIYYREFFIGGTRKIFKRKNFSISTGGRVKFLWGIASVLTKNASVDFYMDKSAKYIDVNSNFDLYTSNILNSSLNPLNSNGIGMAFDGGVSFNLKDYTASLSVVDLGGIKFNKSLEHLQHSSSIHFEGFNPDEGFKGIKDDTIFNDLTVNRTPDRYKHFLNPRLNILFSWRSKEDDKILFNRTLVQYSKHRAYISLSGLLNEFRINELSNQLSIGYTYNWKDFFEIGPGFFAGGNARIGLGCMASIKYRCFTIGAATSNLFPLVTKLGKGTDISISSLFFF from the coding sequence ATGAAATTTAAAGTCTGCTGTTTGCTTATTGGTCTTCCTTTGGCATCTCTTGCGCAGACGATCATTCCCGCTATTGCATCTTATAAGTTCTCAGGTTTGACGTCCTATTATCATCCCGGATTTCTTAATGATAACGGTCCTCAGTTTGAAATTTATTTTCCTCTCAATGGTTATGCCGGAATTGGTAATGATTTCATAAAGCTCAATAAATTGGTTTCTGCATTGGATGGTGAACAGAATGTTCAAAACGACATTCTTGATCATCCTGAAAATTTCAAGAATTCAAACAGAATCCGTATGAATGGGACAGCATTTACTATTTTAGCTTATTATGTTCCTGACAGACTGCGTGGCAATTGGGCTTTTAATGCAGGAATTGCAGAACGGGCAGAGGCAGGAGTGGTATTTCCCGGAGACCTTATGAGGCTTGTTCTTGAAACAGATAAAGCTTTTGCCGGTCAGAGTAAAAGAATTAGTAATATTGACCTCAATGGTATTTATTACAGGGAGTTTTTTATTGGTGGAACACGGAAAATTTTTAAAAGAAAAAACTTTTCGATTTCCACAGGTGGGAGGGTGAAGTTTCTTTGGGGAATAGCATCTGTCTTAACTAAAAATGCTTCTGTAGATTTTTATATGGATAAAAGCGCAAAGTATATAGATGTTAATTCAAATTTTGATCTCTATACTTCTAATATCTTAAATAGTTCATTAAATCCATTGAATAGTAATGGTATAGGTATGGCTTTTGATGGGGGTGTTTCTTTTAATTTAAAAGATTATACGGCATCTCTTTCTGTGGTAGACCTTGGAGGTATAAAATTCAATAAATCTCTTGAACATCTGCAGCATAGTTCATCCATTCATTTTGAAGGTTTCAATCCAGATGAAGGTTTTAAAGGGATTAAAGACGATACCATATTTAATGACTTGACAGTAAATAGAACTCCGGACCGTTATAAACATTTTTTAAATCCAAGATTGAATATTCTCTTTTCCTGGAGAAGCAAAGAGGATGATAAAATTTTGTTTAACCGAACACTTGTACAATATAGCAAACACAGGGCTTATATTTCTTTGTCAGGTCTTTTGAATGAATTCAGGATTAATGAATTGTCAAATCAGTTGTCGATTGGTTATACTTACAACTGGAAAGATTTTTTTGAGATAGGCCCTGGTTTTTTTGCGGGAGGAAATGCAAGAATTGGATTAGGATGCATGGCTTCTATTAAATACAGATGTTTTACTATAGGTGCTGCAACTTCAAACTTATTTCCTTTAGTTACCAAATTGGGAAAGGGAACAGATATTTCAATCAGTTCTCTGTTTTTCTTTTGA
- a CDS encoding glycosyltransferase family 2 protein, with product MDGITLYSKIIFWIGLFVVFYTYMGYGIVMFFFVKVKRLFKGRRKTGDVDYQPEVSFVVPCYNEAEVIESKIKNSIELDYPKDKLKIIFITDGSNDGTPEIVKHYESILLLHEDQRGGKSAAENRAMKHVTSPIVIFSDANTILPKQTIKEIVKHYADPLTGAVSGEKRIMSKEAENASSAGEGVYWKYESFLKRMDSEMSTIVGAAGELFSFRKELFTDLETDTILDDFMLSMRIAEKGYRVVYEPNAYALETASASVREELKRKVRICAGGWQSMSRLVSAMNPFKDFWLAFQFISHRVLRWSITPVLLLLMLPANGLLFFEHYIYQIIFSAQVLFYISAMIGWYLANRELRVKLLFIPYYFFIMNYAVFAGFIRFVKGDQSAAWERSKRGAVIS from the coding sequence ATGGATGGGATTACTCTTTATTCAAAAATAATTTTCTGGATTGGCCTGTTTGTAGTATTCTATACATATATGGGATATGGTATTGTTATGTTTTTCTTTGTAAAAGTTAAGAGGTTATTTAAAGGTAGAAGAAAGACAGGTGATGTTGATTATCAGCCAGAAGTAAGTTTTGTTGTACCTTGTTATAACGAAGCTGAGGTTATAGAATCTAAAATAAAAAATTCTATTGAACTGGATTATCCTAAAGATAAACTGAAAATAATATTTATAACCGACGGATCTAATGATGGCACTCCGGAAATAGTAAAACACTATGAAAGTATACTTCTTCTGCATGAAGATCAAAGAGGTGGCAAATCTGCTGCTGAAAACAGAGCTATGAAGCATGTTACTTCTCCTATAGTAATATTCTCAGATGCAAATACTATTTTGCCTAAGCAGACAATTAAAGAAATTGTAAAGCATTATGCTGATCCACTTACAGGTGCAGTAAGTGGAGAAAAGAGAATAATGTCAAAGGAGGCAGAAAATGCCTCCAGCGCTGGAGAAGGAGTTTACTGGAAATATGAGTCTTTTCTTAAACGTATGGATTCGGAAATGTCAACTATCGTAGGAGCAGCTGGTGAATTGTTCTCTTTCAGAAAGGAATTGTTCACTGATCTGGAAACTGATACTATACTGGATGATTTTATGCTTTCTATGAGAATAGCTGAAAAGGGCTACAGAGTTGTTTACGAACCTAATGCCTATGCATTAGAAACGGCATCTGCATCAGTCAGGGAGGAACTTAAGAGAAAAGTAAGGATTTGTGCAGGCGGGTGGCAGTCTATGAGTAGACTTGTATCAGCAATGAATCCATTTAAGGATTTCTGGCTGGCATTTCAGTTTATATCCCATAGAGTGCTAAGATGGAGCATTACACCTGTATTACTGCTTCTGATGCTTCCGGCAAACGGCCTGTTGTTTTTCGAGCATTATATATATCAAATAATATTTTCGGCACAGGTGCTATTTTATATTTCTGCAATGATCGGATGGTATCTTGCCAATAGAGAGTTGAGAGTAAAATTGTTGTTTATCCCGTATTATTTCTTTATAATGAATTATGCGGTATTTGCTGGGTTTATAAGGTTTGTGAAAGGGGATCAGTCAGCAGCCTGGGAAAGATCTAAAAGGGGGGCTGTAATTTCATGA
- a CDS encoding acyltransferase, translated as MKTIDAFIKRIKSDPVLKKIIHRLLIPKNQARPRFWVKWLINPLVHKKGSGSIIRPITRMDVVPFNPFVMGKNSTIEDFSTVNNGMGPVVIGDHVRVGMSNVIIGPVSIGNYVILAQNIVVSGLNHGYEDISTPICLQKCSVADIIIEDEVWIGANSVITAGIKIGKHSVVAGGSVVTKDVPPYSIVAGNPAKIIKQYDFGTQKWERVKELVKQNGVN; from the coding sequence ATGAAAACAATTGACGCATTTATAAAAAGAATAAAATCTGATCCTGTACTTAAGAAGATTATCCATAGATTGCTTATTCCTAAAAATCAGGCAAGGCCAAGATTCTGGGTAAAATGGCTGATTAATCCTTTAGTGCATAAAAAAGGATCAGGAAGTATTATTCGTCCAATAACGAGAATGGATGTAGTTCCTTTTAATCCGTTTGTCATGGGGAAAAATTCTACTATAGAAGATTTTTCTACAGTCAATAATGGAATGGGACCTGTAGTGATTGGTGACCATGTAAGGGTTGGCATGTCAAATGTTATCATTGGACCAGTGAGTATTGGAAATTATGTTATCCTTGCTCAGAATATTGTTGTATCTGGTTTAAATCATGGGTATGAAGATATCTCTACACCTATTTGTTTGCAGAAATGTTCCGTTGCGGATATCATAATAGAAGATGAAGTATGGATTGGTGCAAATTCCGTTATTACCGCAGGTATTAAAATAGGCAAACACTCTGTTGTCGCAGGAGGCAGTGTGGTTACTAAAGATGTACCTCCATATTCTATCGTTGCAGGTAATCCTGCTAAAATTATTAAACAATATGATTTTGGAACACAGAAATGGGAAAGGGTTAAAGAACTCGTGAAGCAAAACGGAGTTAACTAA